The DNA segment GTTTAACAGCATCATCACCGACCTTAATCAAGTGATAGACACTGACTAAATCCTCACCAGGGCCAAGGTCAATACCAGATTGAAACTGAAGGTAATTAAACCCGTAAGCATAAAGGGCTGTAGAAATAGGCAGCAGAAAATCTGCTTCTACCTTAATAATTTCTATCCCAAGCTTATCAGGTTCCAAAGACTCATGATCAAAACCATTTTCCGTTAACCATTGGGAAATTTGACCGGCTTTAACTAGAGACTCTTCTGCTGCTGGTACTGGTTTAGAATCTTCTTCAGCCACGGTTTTGCTCCTTCTCTTGTGTCTTTGCTGTCAGTAACGCAGGTGGAACTGGCAAACCAATAGCTTCTGTCAATTCCTTGGGTGGTGTGTAGCGAGTTTCTGATTGCAAATATTTACCAGTTAAAATTTGCTGTGTTGGCTTCAGATTATGAGTTGTACTGTAGAAACGGTGGGTTTGCTTAATTTGACCACGTTCCTGCATGGAATCATTAGCTATCTTTTTCCGCAATTTAATAATCGCGTCGATAATCGCTTCTGGACGGGGAGGACAACCAGGCAAGTAAACATCTACAGGAATAAGTTTATCAACTCCACGTACAGCTGTGGGAGAATCCATACTGAACATCCCGCCAGTAATTGTACAAGCACCCATAGCGATCACATACTTGGGTTCGGGCATTTGTTCATAAAGACGCACCAGTTGGGGTGCCATCTTCATGGTAATTGTGCCTGCTGTAATAATTAAATCGGCTTGGCGGGGGCTGGAACGGGGAATGAGACCGAAACGGTCAAAATCAAACCGGGAGCCGATTAAAG comes from the Nodularia sp. NIES-3585 genome and includes:
- a CDS encoding NAD(P)H-quinone oxidoreductase subunit J — encoded protein: MAEEDSKPVPAAEESLVKAGQISQWLTENGFDHESLEPDKLGIEIIKVEADFLLPISTALYAYGFNYLQFQSGIDLGPGEDLVSVYHLIKVGDDAVKPEEIRVKVFLPRENPSVPSVYWIWKTADWQERETYDMFGIVYEGHPNLKRILMPEDWVGWPLRKDYISPDFYELQDAY
- the ndhK gene encoding photosynthetic/respiratory NAD(P)H-quinone oxidoreductase subunit K yields the protein MVLNSNLTTPDKEQIINPVERPAITQDLSENVILTTVDDLYNWARLSSLWPLLFGTACCFIEFAALIGSRFDFDRFGLIPRSSPRQADLIITAGTITMKMAPQLVRLYEQMPEPKYVIAMGACTITGGMFSMDSPTAVRGVDKLIPVDVYLPGCPPRPEAIIDAIIKLRKKIANDSMQERGQIKQTHRFYSTTHNLKPTQQILTGKYLQSETRYTPPKELTEAIGLPVPPALLTAKTQEKEQNRG